The Fusobacterium polymorphum genome segment CATCAATTTGAAATTTAATTCTTTTGGAATAGCTTGTTCAGTTTTTACAGGACATCTATTGTCTATAGCATTTTTAATTTTAACTGTTGAAGTAACTACCCTTTTTGGAGCTGTTAGTTCTTCTTTACCATAGACAGCTCCTCTTGGACAAGCATTTCCTTTGACTTCATAAGTTTCTGTATTAACACTTATATGACAACCAACAGGACAAACTATACATATCATTTCCTTTTCCATTATTTATCCTCCTCAACTACTTCTACAACAATTTTATTTGCATCAATTTTTCCAAGTACAGTTTTAGATAGAGTTATTTTTTCCATTTCTCCAGGAGCCATATGATTTTTCTTAACTGAATGTATTACAACATCATTTGATTTAACTACTATCTTAACATTTTTATATATTTGTCTAACTCTCATAGAAAGTTCCAAATTCTTTTCTATATTTTCTATTCTAAATTTTTGTGGAACAGTATATCCTATTCCATTTCCTGTTTGAACTTCAATATATTTTCCGTCTGTAACTTCACCTTTTATATATTTAGCAGCAGATTTTCCTGCTTTTCTTGATTCGATACTTACAAAATCAACTAAATCATGGACATGGACAACATTTCCAGAAGCAAATATTCCTGCTATACTTGTTTCCATAAGTTCATTTACTATTGGACCATTAGTTCTAGGGTCAATTTTAATTCCTGTTGCTCTTGAAATATCATTTTCTGGGATAAGTCCAACTGATAGAAGTAAAGTATCACATTCATATTCTATTTCAGTTCCAGGTATAGCCTTTTTATTTTCATCAACCTTGGCTATGATGACTTTTTCAACTCTATCTTTACCAATAATATCTATAACAGTATGACTTAAATATAGTGGAATATCATAATCATGTAAACATTGAACTATATTTCTCATAAGCCCACCTGAGAATGGCATAAGTTCTGCAACAGCTAAAACTTTTGCACCTTCAAGAGTAAGTCTTCTTGCCATAATAAGCCCAATATCTCCTGAACCTAAGATAACAACTCTTTTACCAACCATATATCCTTCCATATTGATATATCTTTGAGCTGCCCCTGCTGTAAAAATACCTGCTGGTCTATCTCCTGGTATTGCTATTGCTCCTCTTGTTCTTTCTCTACAACCCATAGTTAAAATTATAGATTTAGCTTCAATTATCATATAGCCATCAATAGAGTTTATAGCTTGAACTATTTTATTTTCAGAAATTCCTAAAACCATAGTATCTAGCTTATATTCTATATTTAATTCAAATAATTGATCCATAAATCTTTGAGCATATTCAGGTCCTGTCAATTCTTCTTTAAATTCATGAAGTCCAAAACCATTGTGAATACATTGTTGTAATATTCCACCTAATTCTTTTGCTCTTTCTATTACAAGTATGCTATCTATACCATTTCTTTTAGCTTCTACTGCTGCTGCAAGTCCAGCTGGACCTCCACCAACAATCACTAAATCATATTTCATATTCATATCATTTCCCCCTATTTAGTTTTTCCTGTTAAGATGTAAGAGTCTTTTTGTTCCATAACTATTTCTTCTAAATCTTCTCCAAGTTCTCTTGCTAAGATTTCTTGTACACGAGGTCCACAGAAACCACCTTGGCATCTTCCAGCACCTGGTCTAACTCTTCTTTTGATACCATTTAATGTTCTTCCACCACATTTTCTATGAATAGCATCAACAATTTCTCCTTCTGTTATGTTCTCACATCTACAGATAATTCTTCCATATCTAGGGTCTTTCTTTATAACTTCTGCTTTTTCTTCTGGTGATAAATTTATAAAATGTATCATTTTTCTATTTTTTATAAAGTTTTCTTTTTCTTTAACTCCACCAAAACTTTCAACTACCATTTTAGCTAAATCAACTGCCATTGCTGGTGAAGATGTAAGTCCTGGTGATTTAGTTCCTGCCATATTAAAGAATCCTTTAACATCTTCTGCCTCACCTAGAATGAAATCTCCTGTATCAGCCTCTGCTCTAAGTCCAGCAAAATTTCTAATATTATCTCTAAAATTAATATCTTTTATACTCTTTGTTGCAAATTGTCTAACTGTATCAAGTCCTTCTTGAGTGTTTCCAACATCATCTTTATTTTCAACATCAGAGGCAGTAGGACCTACTATTATATTTCCATGAGCAGTTTTTGAAACTAAAATTCCTTTTCCCATTTCAGTAGGACATTGGAATATAACACTATCAGTTAAGTATCCTTGTACCTTATCTAATAAATAATATTCCCCTATTCTTGGAGTAATTTTAAAATGTTTATTTGAAAGCATATTATTTATAAAATCTGCATAAACTCCAGCTGCATTAATAAGAGCTTTTGTCTCAATAACTTCTCCAGATTTTAATTCTATTTTAAATATATTATTTTCTTTTTTTATATTTGTAACTTCTGAATTTAATTTTAATTCAACACCATTTTCCATAGCATTTTCTACTAATTTAATTGTTAATTCCCAAGGACCTGTTATCCCAGCTGTACCTGCATATAGAGCTGCAACAGCTTCTTTACTTACATGAGGTTCTCTTTTTTGAATTTCAGCTGCATCTATAATTTCCATTTCAGGAACACCATTATTTAATCCTCTTTGGTATAACATTTCTAAATGTTCTTTTTCCTTATCAGAAAATGCTAATACATAAGAACCTACTTTTCTAAATGGAGCATCTACTTCTTTGCATAAATCTTCATACATTGCATTACCTAATACATTGTATTTTGCCATAAGGCTTCCTTCTTTTGCATCATATCCTGCATGAACTATTGCAGAATTTGCTTTTGTTGTACCACAAGAAACATCATTTTCTTTATCAAGTAATAAAACTTTTAATTCATACTTAGATAATTCTCTTGAAACTGCTGCTCCCATTATTCCAGCACCAATAACAACTACATCAAACATATTGTCCCTCCTAATTAAAATAAAAAAGTCGCAAAAAAGACAGAATCCCTCCTGTTATTTTTACGACCCACCATTCACTAGTCTAATATTCTATTTATACTTCATATATATTATATCAAAATTAGAACAGTTGTCAAATGAAATATTTATTAATAAGAAGCCATAAAGGCAAAAATTGCAATTAGAACTCCTATAAGAAAAAAAACCATAATAACACTATATAAATCATTTTTTCTTTCTTTTTCATATTCTTCAATAATTAATCTATATCTTTCCATTTTCTCTTTATCTAATAAATCTTCGTTTGTGTACTCTAAATATTTATTTCCTTTTAATATTGCATTTGAATAATCATCATCTTCTGGTGGAAGATAACCTTCTTTTATCAATCCTTTTGTATAAAATTTATTATAGATAAATGGGAAAACAAATTTTGATACAAATACTGGAAAGATAAAAATAAAAGCTATAAAATTATTATCAAAATCTAAATCAAGACTAGCCCCCAAACTAGCAAAAATAAAAGGAAATAAAAATATAAGAAACCATTTAAAATCTCCTCTAAACAAAGGAACAAAAAAATTAAAAAAGAATGCTGTCCAACTAAATCCTAAAAATCCTTTTTTCTTATATCCATATTTCTCTAATTTTACTTCTATTGCCATTTAAAATCTCCCCCTATTTATACAGATTTTGTAAAAATTCAAGATAAGTGATATCTCCTATTCTTGTATATGCAATCACAGCAGGAACTACATTAAAAAGGATAATTACAATAATATATGTTATAAATATATATAATTTCTTTTTTTCATCCTTTTTTACAGTTTCTATAATATTTTTATATAATTCCATTTTATTGTTATCTCTTAATTCTTCATTTGTATATTCTAAGTATCCATATTTCTTCAATATAGCAAGTGCATAGTCATCATCTTCAGCAGCCATATAACCTTGATTTAATAATTTATTAGTATAATCTCTGTTATAATTTTTAGCAATAAAAAACCATACTACAAAAGAAATTATTGCTAATAAAAATATAATCAAATAATAAGATAAAAATATATACTTATATTTAACATCAAGCAATGAAATTATAAAATCTTTAATTGTTGGAATTTTATCAAAATCAATAGAATCATAAGGAAAATTATCTATTAAAACTAAAATTCCA includes the following:
- a CDS encoding NAD(P)/FAD-dependent oxidoreductase, producing the protein MFDVVVIGAGIMGAAVSRELSKYELKVLLLDKENDVSCGTTKANSAIVHAGYDAKEGSLMAKYNVLGNAMYEDLCKEVDAPFRKVGSYVLAFSDKEKEHLEMLYQRGLNNGVPEMEIIDAAEIQKREPHVSKEAVAALYAGTAGITGPWELTIKLVENAMENGVELKLNSEVTNIKKENNIFKIELKSGEVIETKALINAAGVYADFINNMLSNKHFKITPRIGEYYLLDKVQGYLTDSVIFQCPTEMGKGILVSKTAHGNIIVGPTASDVENKDDVGNTQEGLDTVRQFATKSIKDINFRDNIRNFAGLRAEADTGDFILGEAEDVKGFFNMAGTKSPGLTSSPAMAVDLAKMVVESFGGVKEKENFIKNRKMIHFINLSPEEKAEVIKKDPRYGRIICRCENITEGEIVDAIHRKCGGRTLNGIKRRVRPGAGRCQGGFCGPRVQEILARELGEDLEEIVMEQKDSYILTGKTK
- a CDS encoding NAD(P)/FAD-dependent oxidoreductase — its product is MNMKYDLVIVGGGPAGLAAAVEAKRNGIDSILVIERAKELGGILQQCIHNGFGLHEFKEELTGPEYAQRFMDQLFELNIEYKLDTMVLGISENKIVQAINSIDGYMIIEAKSIILTMGCRERTRGAIAIPGDRPAGIFTAGAAQRYINMEGYMVGKRVVILGSGDIGLIMARRLTLEGAKVLAVAELMPFSGGLMRNIVQCLHDYDIPLYLSHTVIDIIGKDRVEKVIIAKVDENKKAIPGTEIEYECDTLLLSVGLIPENDISRATGIKIDPRTNGPIVNELMETSIAGIFASGNVVHVHDLVDFVSIESRKAGKSAAKYIKGEVTDGKYIEVQTGNGIGYTVPQKFRIENIEKNLELSMRVRQIYKNVKIVVKSNDVVIHSVKKNHMAPGEMEKITLSKTVLGKIDANKIVVEVVEEDK
- a CDS encoding DUF1667 domain-containing protein, producing the protein MEKEMICIVCPVGCHISVNTETYEVKGNACPRGAVYGKEELTAPKRVVTSTVKIKNAIDNRCPVKTEQAIPKELNFKLMEELKNIELTAPVKRGDIVIKNVFNTGVDVVVTKDM